The following are encoded together in the Bactrocera neohumeralis isolate Rockhampton chromosome 6, APGP_CSIRO_Bneo_wtdbg2-racon-allhic-juicebox.fasta_v2, whole genome shotgun sequence genome:
- the LOC126761761 gene encoding fork head domain transcription factor slp2-like, with product MQICAVSANSSAVGHLKALLSNKGEWNSLYATDSNCNNNNNNNDKSSNNGSNSSGGTNSCCFNALTMESSFSIRNLLANNDVTNPALTPPRSDKSMSPNNSMSSNEENCGSRPNYTYSALVTMAIRSSPEGKLTLSAIQNWISENFPYYRKDEQGWQNQIRQTLSMNSCFCKIPRAMNDPGRGNYWALSPQVDAIQAQQPVVGSKVVLGAMVNGVPHPQVPNAVYFPTPHEMQGAHQAMLAQAVQEQHALYQYHLQQSQFLEQQLINLQQQQIQQYEEVYQKFIFHQQQIAFLSAQQVPV from the exons ATGCAAATTTGCGCAGTTTCTGCAAATAGCTCAGCCGTTGGACACTTGAAGGCACTGTTGAGCAACAAAGGCGAGTGGAATAGTTTATATGCAACAGacagcaactgcaacaacaacaacaacaacaacgacaagaGCAGCAATAatggcagcaacagcagcggcgGCACCAACAGCTGTTGTTTCAATGCGCTTACAATGG AATCAAGCTTCTCGATTCGTAATTTGTTAGCGAACAATGACGTTACCAATCCAGCGTTGACACCACCACGATCTGATAAATCCATGTCACCGAACAATTCGATGTCGTCTAACGAAGAGAACTGTGGAAGTCGGCCCAACTATACTTATAGTGCTTTGGTGACCATGGCGATTCGCAGCAGTCCTGAGGGCAAACTTACTTTGAGTGCTATACAGAACTGGATAAGTGAAAACTTCCCGTACTACCGTAAAGATGAGCAGGGCTGGCAGAATCAGATAAGACAGACACTGAGCATGAACTCATGCTTTTGCAAAATTCCACGAGCTATGAATGATCCTGGGCGTGGAAATTATTGGGCTCTTAGTCCACAAGTGGATGCAATTCAAGCCCAGCAGCCGGTTGTTGGCAGTAAGGTAGTGCTTGGGGCGATGGTGAATGGTGTACCGCATCCTCAGGTTCCTAATGCGGTGTACTTCCCCACACCGCACGAGATGCAGGGAGCCCATCAAGCCATGTTGGCTCAGGCGGTACAGGAACAACATGCCTTGTACCAATATCACCTGCAACAATCGCAATTTCTAGAGCAGCAACTGATAAACCTGCAGCAACAACAGATTCAACAGTACGAGGAAGTCTACCAAAAGTTTATTTTCCACCAACAACAAATCGCTTTTCTAAGTGCTCAGCAAGTACCGGTTTGA